In a genomic window of Candidatus Thiothrix sulfatifontis:
- a CDS encoding urease accessory protein UreD — MAEAATTQGWQAELRLGFEQRSTKTVLATRQQRGPLAVQRPFYPEGEVCHAYVLHPPGGVVGGDCLQMRFQVDSAAHALLTTPCATKFYRSAGLQAQQHQHFHVTDGCLEWLPQENIFFPGANTALHSTIHLDAAAQYIGWEIHCLGLPTIGEQFTHGKTLFKTAVYRAGKPLLLDRLLIASEADLHTAAGLRGQPVMATLLATPATPALLEAVRPHCQDIANGSAGVTLLNGVLVVRYLGNSTAQAHRLFRHLWQIIRPLVTGRPATPPRIWNT, encoded by the coding sequence GTGGCTGAAGCCGCCACGACCCAAGGCTGGCAAGCGGAATTACGCCTCGGTTTCGAGCAGCGTAGCACCAAAACCGTGCTGGCAACCCGCCAACAGCGCGGCCCTTTAGCCGTGCAACGCCCCTTCTACCCCGAAGGCGAGGTTTGCCACGCCTACGTGCTGCATCCGCCCGGCGGTGTGGTGGGCGGTGATTGCTTGCAAATGCGCTTTCAGGTTGACTCCGCTGCCCATGCCTTGCTGACAACACCCTGTGCAACCAAGTTTTACCGCAGCGCCGGACTACAAGCGCAACAACACCAACATTTTCATGTCACGGACGGCTGTCTGGAATGGTTGCCGCAGGAAAACATCTTTTTCCCCGGCGCAAATACTGCCTTGCACAGCACGATTCATCTGGATGCAGCGGCGCAATACATCGGCTGGGAAATCCACTGCCTCGGACTGCCAACCATTGGCGAACAATTCACCCACGGCAAGACCTTGTTCAAAACCGCCGTTTACCGCGCTGGCAAACCGCTATTGCTCGATCGCTTGCTGATTGCCAGCGAAGCCGATTTGCACACCGCCGCCGGATTGCGTGGACAACCCGTCATGGCAACGCTGTTGGCTACCCCCGCCACGCCTGCGCTACTCGAAGCCGTGCGCCCGCATTGCCAAGACATTGCCAATGGCAGTGCTGGCGTAACGCTGCTCAATGGAGTGCTGGTAGTGCGTTATCTCGGCAATAGCACCGCGCAAGCGCATCGCTTATTCCGGCATCTGTGGCAGATCATTCGCCCGCTAGTTACGGGACGCCCCGCCACACCGCCGCGCATCTGGAATACTTAG
- a CDS encoding purine permease, with product MSTSVHPVDEILPVGKMATLGLQHVLIMYAGAVAVPLIIGRALQLSPEQISMLISADLFVCGIVTLIQSFGMTQWFGVQLPVMMGVTFAAVAPIVSMAKATPGVEGAQLIFGAVIGAGLISIVIAPIVSRMLRFFPPVVTGTIIAVIGITLMRIGINWIFGNPVGPTAPMIISPEHAQWLEAVKAATDTGASIPAPPASIALASTVPNPKYATLTNVGIAAVVLASILLISRFAKGFLSNIAVLIGILVGGVITAALGMMTFEKVANASWFGLVMPFQFGMPVFDPLLILTMTLVMIVVMIESTGMFLALGEMTKRPVDQARLSRGLRTDGLGTLIGGIFNTFPYTSFSQNVGLVAVTGIRSRYVCVAGGIILVVLGLLPKMAALVESLPTVVLGGAGLVMFGMVAATGIRILSQVDFKTNRNNAMIVAISIGMGMIPLIAPNFKQWMPHGIHSLIESGILLASFSAVLLNLFFNGVSNDTSAAVRASAEAETH from the coding sequence ATGAGTACATCGGTTCACCCTGTTGATGAAATACTCCCCGTCGGCAAAATGGCAACATTGGGACTTCAGCACGTCCTGATTATGTATGCGGGCGCGGTCGCCGTGCCGCTGATTATCGGGCGGGCGCTGCAACTCAGCCCGGAACAAATTTCCATGCTGATTTCGGCTGACTTGTTCGTGTGTGGCATTGTTACCCTGATCCAATCGTTTGGGATGACGCAATGGTTTGGCGTTCAGCTTCCGGTGATGATGGGCGTAACCTTCGCAGCGGTTGCACCGATTGTGAGCATGGCAAAAGCCACACCGGGCGTTGAAGGTGCGCAACTCATCTTCGGTGCGGTGATTGGTGCAGGGCTGATTTCAATAGTGATTGCGCCCATTGTCAGCCGTATGTTGCGGTTTTTCCCGCCAGTCGTCACGGGTACGATCATTGCGGTGATCGGCATTACCCTGATGCGGATTGGCATCAACTGGATTTTCGGCAACCCCGTGGGGCCTACCGCGCCGATGATTATTAGCCCTGAACACGCGCAATGGCTGGAAGCCGTCAAAGCCGCCACTGATACAGGGGCAAGTATTCCCGCCCCGCCTGCCAGTATCGCGTTGGCTTCCACCGTACCGAATCCCAAATACGCCACGTTGACCAATGTGGGCATTGCCGCTGTGGTGCTCGCCTCTATCTTGCTGATTTCGCGCTTTGCCAAAGGCTTTTTGTCGAATATTGCGGTACTGATCGGCATTCTGGTCGGCGGAGTAATTACCGCCGCGTTGGGAATGATGACGTTTGAAAAAGTTGCCAATGCCAGTTGGTTTGGCTTGGTCATGCCCTTCCAGTTCGGAATGCCGGTATTTGACCCGCTGCTGATTCTGACCATGACGCTGGTGATGATTGTGGTGATGATTGAATCCACCGGGATGTTTTTGGCGTTAGGGGAAATGACGAAACGTCCTGTTGATCAAGCCCGCTTGTCACGCGGCTTGCGTACCGATGGTTTGGGGACATTGATTGGCGGGATTTTCAATACCTTCCCTTACACCAGCTTTTCGCAAAACGTGGGGTTGGTCGCTGTCACCGGCATCCGCAGCCGCTACGTGTGTGTGGCTGGCGGTATTATTTTGGTGGTGCTGGGCTTGTTGCCGAAAATGGCGGCATTGGTGGAATCGTTACCAACCGTGGTATTGGGTGGCGCAGGTCTGGTTATGTTCGGCATGGTGGCGGCAACGGGTATCCGCATCCTCTCGCAGGTCGATTTCAAGACCAACCGCAATAACGCCATGATCGTAGCCATTTCCATCGGCATGGGCATGATTCCGCTGATTGCACCCAACTTCAAACAGTGGATGCCACACGGGATTCATTCCCTGATCGAATCCGGCATTTTGCTGGCATCGTTTAGTGCCGTCTTGCTGAACCTGTTCTTCAACGGGGTAAGCAACGATACCAGCGCGGCAGTACGGGCGAGTGCGGAGGCAGAAACGCATTAA
- a CDS encoding 8-oxoguanine deaminase, with translation MSDQARLWIKNPLAMFTLSGQDAGGGVVVQGNRLVELVASGQQPQTAVEQVFDASEHVVLPGLINTHHHFYQTLTRAYPGALNQELFPWLVSLYPVWAGLEPEMLEVATRLALSELLLSGCTTAADHHYLFPAGMEHAIDVQVAAAAQVGTRVTLTRGSMSLGKDQGGLPPQSTVQTETAIMDDSARLISAYHDPSEGAMVQLALAPCSPFSVTTDLMKASAELAGQHHVRLHTHLAETLDEEAFCLKMFGMRTVDYLESVGWLGAQTWLAHGIHFDDDEIRRLGAAGVGVCHCPNSNMMLASGICRIRELEAAGSPVGIGVDGSASNDHSNLISEVRQAMYIQRLRYGAANVTHYDALRWATQGSARVLGRSDIGEIAVGKQADLALFKLDELRFSGHHDPVAALLLCGAHKADRVMVAGQWKVVDGQLPNVDVRALMHEHQQAARRLVAKHGG, from the coding sequence ATGAGTGACCAAGCAAGGTTGTGGATTAAGAACCCGTTGGCAATGTTCACTTTAAGTGGGCAAGACGCGGGTGGTGGCGTGGTGGTGCAAGGCAACCGCTTGGTTGAGTTGGTTGCTTCGGGTCAGCAACCACAGACAGCGGTGGAACAGGTCTTCGATGCCAGTGAACACGTGGTCTTGCCGGGGCTGATCAATACCCATCACCACTTTTACCAAACCCTGACCCGTGCGTATCCGGGCGCGTTGAATCAGGAGTTATTTCCGTGGCTGGTATCACTGTATCCGGTGTGGGCAGGGCTTGAACCGGAGATGTTGGAGGTGGCAACACGCTTGGCGTTAAGCGAATTGCTGTTGTCGGGCTGTACCACTGCCGCAGACCACCATTACCTGTTCCCCGCAGGCATGGAACACGCGATTGATGTGCAAGTGGCAGCCGCCGCACAGGTAGGCACGCGGGTAACATTGACCCGTGGCTCAATGAGTCTGGGCAAGGATCAAGGTGGCTTGCCCCCGCAAAGCACCGTGCAAACCGAAACGGCGATTATGGATGACAGCGCCCGCTTGATCAGCGCCTACCACGACCCCAGCGAAGGCGCGATGGTGCAACTCGCGCTTGCGCCGTGTTCACCGTTTTCCGTCACCACCGATTTGATGAAGGCCAGTGCGGAACTGGCGGGGCAACATCACGTGCGCTTGCACACCCATTTGGCAGAAACGCTGGATGAGGAGGCGTTTTGCCTGAAAATGTTCGGAATGCGCACCGTGGATTATCTGGAAAGCGTCGGCTGGTTGGGGGCGCAAACCTGGCTGGCGCACGGTATTCATTTCGATGACGATGAAATCCGCCGTTTGGGTGCGGCGGGGGTTGGTGTGTGCCATTGCCCCAATTCCAATATGATGCTGGCATCGGGGATTTGCCGGATTCGTGAACTGGAAGCGGCAGGAAGTCCGGTGGGCATTGGGGTGGATGGTTCAGCTTCCAATGACCATTCCAACCTGATTAGCGAAGTGCGCCAAGCGATGTATATTCAGCGGTTGCGCTACGGGGCGGCGAACGTTACGCATTACGATGCGCTGCGTTGGGCAACGCAAGGTTCGGCGCGGGTATTGGGGCGTAGCGATATTGGCGAAATTGCGGTCGGCAAACAGGCGGACTTGGCACTGTTTAAGCTGGATGAATTGCGCTTTTCGGGGCATCATGATCCGGTGGCGGCACTGTTATTGTGTGGCGCACACAAAGCCGATCGCGTGATGGTCGCGGGGCAGTGGAAGGTGGTGGATGGGCAATTGCCCAATGTGGATGTTCGCGCTCTGATGCACGAACACCAGCAAGCCGCCCGCCGACTGGTCGCAAAACATGGCGGTTGA
- a CDS encoding urease subunit beta — MIPGQLFPAAGDIELNAGRETVTLTVANTGDRPIQVGSHYHFFETNNALAFERDQARGFRLNIPAGTAVRFEPGQTREVELVALAGTREVYGFQGKIMGKLA, encoded by the coding sequence ATGATTCCCGGACAACTTTTCCCCGCCGCTGGCGACATCGAACTCAACGCAGGGCGCGAAACCGTCACCCTCACCGTTGCCAATACTGGCGACCGCCCGATTCAGGTCGGTTCGCACTACCATTTCTTTGAAACCAACAACGCTCTCGCCTTTGAGCGCGATCAGGCACGCGGTTTCCGCCTCAATATTCCCGCCGGAACTGCCGTGAGGTTCGAGCCGGGACAAACCCGCGAAGTCGAGTTGGTAGCACTGGCTGGCACACGCGAAGTCTACGGTTTCCAAGGCAAAATCATGGGGAAATTAGCATGA
- the ureC gene encoding urease subunit alpha, with translation MKISRQAYAEMYGATTGDRVRLGDTALIIEVEHDHTVYGDEVKFGGGKVIRDGMGQCQRNDAEVVDVVITNALILDHWGIVKSDIGIKHGRIVGIGKAGNPDTQAGVNILVGAGTEAIAGEGHILTAGGIDSHIHFICPQQIDEALMSGVTTMLGGGTGPATGTNATTCTPGIWNLHRMLEAADSLPMNLGFLGKGNVSLPEPLREQIAAGAIGLKLHEDWGTTPAAIDNCLTVADEMDVQVAIHTDTLNESGFLEDTLAAMKGRVIHTYHTEGAGGGHAPDIIKACGQANILPSSTNPTRPYTINTVDEHLDMLMVCHHLSPAIAEDVAFAESRIRRETIAAEDILHDLGAFSMISSDSQAMGRVGEVIIRTWQTAHKMKVQRGSLGTDPATQDNFRAKRYIAKYTINPAITHGISHEVGSVEVGKLADLVLWKPAFFGAKPSLIIKGGMIIAAPMGDPNASIPTPQPVHYRPMFGAFGKAKHATTMTFLSQAGYNAGVHQQLGLQSLIGVVKNCRTISKASMIHNDYQPVIEVDSQTYQVRADGELLVCEPAIELPLAQRYFLF, from the coding sequence ATGAAAATCAGCCGACAAGCCTATGCCGAAATGTACGGCGCAACTACTGGCGACCGCGTGCGTTTGGGCGACACCGCACTCATTATCGAAGTCGAACACGACCACACCGTGTACGGCGATGAAGTCAAATTCGGCGGCGGCAAAGTCATCCGCGACGGCATGGGGCAATGCCAGCGCAACGATGCCGAAGTCGTGGACGTGGTGATTACCAACGCGCTGATCCTCGACCATTGGGGCATCGTCAAATCCGACATCGGCATCAAACACGGGCGCATTGTCGGCATCGGCAAAGCAGGCAACCCCGATACCCAAGCGGGCGTGAACATTCTGGTCGGCGCAGGCACGGAAGCGATTGCAGGCGAAGGTCACATCCTCACCGCTGGCGGAATTGATTCGCACATCCACTTCATTTGCCCGCAGCAAATCGACGAAGCCTTAATGTCCGGCGTGACCACCATGCTCGGCGGCGGCACAGGGCCTGCGACGGGTACGAATGCCACCACTTGCACCCCCGGCATCTGGAATTTGCACCGCATGTTGGAAGCCGCCGACAGCTTGCCGATGAACCTCGGTTTCTTGGGCAAAGGCAATGTCAGCCTGCCCGAACCCTTGCGCGAACAAATCGCTGCTGGCGCAATCGGCTTGAAATTGCATGAAGACTGGGGCACAACCCCCGCCGCCATCGACAACTGCCTGACGGTGGCGGATGAAATGGATGTGCAAGTCGCCATCCACACCGACACGCTGAATGAATCTGGCTTCCTCGAAGACACGCTTGCCGCCATGAAAGGGCGCGTGATTCACACCTACCACACCGAAGGCGCAGGCGGCGGACATGCCCCCGACATTATCAAAGCGTGTGGGCAAGCCAATATCCTGCCATCCTCCACCAATCCAACCCGGCCTTACACCATCAATACGGTGGACGAGCACCTCGACATGCTGATGGTCTGCCATCACCTCTCGCCCGCGATTGCGGAAGACGTGGCATTTGCCGAAAGCCGCATTCGCCGCGAAACCATTGCTGCTGAAGATATTTTGCACGACTTGGGCGCATTCTCGATGATTTCGTCGGACTCGCAAGCGATGGGACGGGTCGGCGAAGTCATCATCCGCACTTGGCAAACCGCGCACAAAATGAAAGTGCAACGTGGCAGTCTCGGCACTGATCCCGCCACACAAGACAACTTCCGCGCCAAACGTTACATCGCGAAATACACCATCAACCCTGCGATTACCCACGGTATTTCCCACGAAGTTGGTTCGGTCGAAGTCGGCAAACTCGCGGATTTAGTGCTGTGGAAACCGGCGTTTTTCGGCGCAAAACCGAGCTTGATCATCAAAGGTGGCATGATCATCGCCGCACCGATGGGCGACCCGAATGCGTCAATTCCCACCCCGCAACCCGTGCATTACCGCCCCATGTTCGGCGCATTCGGCAAAGCCAAGCACGCCACCACCATGACCTTCCTCTCGCAAGCAGGCTACAACGCAGGCGTGCATCAGCAATTGGGGCTGCAAAGCCTGATTGGGGTGGTGAAAAACTGCCGTACCATCAGCAAAGCCAGCATGATTCACAACGACTACCAGCCGGTGATTGAAGTCGATTCGCAAACCTATCAGGTGCGGGCGGATGGTGAATTGCTGGTGTGTGAACCGGCGATTGAATTGCCGTTGGCGCAGCGTTACTTCCTGTTCTGA
- the ureA gene encoding urease subunit gamma: MELTPREKDKLLLFTAGLLAERRKARGLKLNYPEAIAYISCAIMEGARDGRSVAEMMDYGRTLLTRDDVMDGIAEMIHDVQVEATFPDGTKLVTVHDPIV, from the coding sequence ATGGAACTCACCCCCCGCGAAAAAGACAAGCTCTTGCTATTCACCGCCGGATTACTCGCCGAACGCCGCAAAGCGCGTGGCTTAAAACTCAACTACCCTGAAGCGATTGCCTACATCAGTTGCGCGATTATGGAAGGCGCACGCGATGGGCGTTCCGTCGCCGAAATGATGGATTACGGGCGTACCCTGCTGACCCGTGACGACGTAATGGACGGTATCGCCGAAATGATTCACGACGTGCAGGTGGAAGCCACCTTCCCCGATGGCACGAAACTCGTCACCGTGCATGACCCGATTGTGTAA